In a genomic window of Bacillus rossius redtenbacheri isolate Brsri chromosome 4 unlocalized genomic scaffold, Brsri_v3 Brsri_v3_scf4_2, whole genome shotgun sequence:
- the LOC134542189 gene encoding transport and Golgi organization protein 1, which yields MNRVFIGIILIALTFCKEDRISNFRLCGDPKCSEPVSFAKTLIRYTSDDKRILSFEHGVDVVIYSKSAGSRLDLWGAEIKGKRGYVPKGLVREQKIIKKILNFTVPTEFNIAAKSNEDKSGTKSTEDKDNDTQSSEDEVNATKSSEGKEITAKSVEGEILIQSTHETKNGTERVSSNGNLSASQTQTSSSTPRLTNQVLSAGSNLGSFSFKGVSADSSENRAPSPDSVVKPYEVIDGTTLFLSTDGDVEDGSPSVVKATAVPRVSTPSATVDPEIVKSEVNQYSGPEEAKHTSDPKTDEKAEENAKLPSRKSEVENLIDGKGTGSQNNVGNVKRSVEQSEDVYVSDDDGDDTDDEDDDDEEDDDGDDESGEDHSENNEENEMGEDHDASKVVDDNGNSENSLVSKGVEESLSMKGEAPVDGSGTEINLNFVGTSQNDLNTPDISELQSSDGSSDVNVKKETDSKVELDLNDISSSAHDNHSTNHEIKAGISEGINPLSSSENIPDSAPVSGSGDEMKSVDENIKLPELSSTDQDSSIPKELRDVNETEYSEEVFLSGSSVLGETLQDTVTEMPVGKSEAVPPVGNGEPTEKLLSEENMSTERYSDENERVSPNGEVYPPVEGEVSPPVEGEVSPLVEVSPPGEDVSSAGGEGSSSDGEISPIEEGSSTGNEELSSDVKGSSDSDDKGSSDSDDKALPDRKKPSQDIERLRDIENSFSDVEQLSNVVEVPPVVLDEIETNESVLTNNIITSDIIEEGTTTTVHDHHESENGNDTDEIGVSIVENSQENNDLSNEILNDPVDEEESLEAQSAMLTQHDSSESLLSGMTGTLRHGYEIVAGLFWSVTPEEPVTTEGGATTTSTPTEGPAIDIEKEENDIDSVAVNKSLENAEDNSGEANEPNVPLKSMLEKSNTKDVPFQNTAETVSQIIDACRKDSGLDGPCSEAESMSPVFDPRSNSRKLQQDMEYEHEINFENDFLSVSSNSIWFVISTGILVTIFTLGFIYLEKRKFHSSLVAEVNALKKELQIKSIEMMSKSDEGVLEQRDSEELHASVASLQQQLQDSQERCSELEEKVLALEKELETATETGLELNRMLGDMLSSQQDSDQLAHNMEDLRRQLDSQEAAMKADLAAKTAENEKLQAQLDKVLEKNCQLDGEIEKLKEKLEKTTNQQQELQKLNELLQVQLSEERRQAAGLAQALAVRDSEVTVLQDCLKQAGEGGEEEGGGVDKFQALLDEGRVRAELRMVSLERDALADRLRGEEGSRKLLEDHVELITKEVAKLRSRYEEAEKEKTEAQTRLEVLSNYFKEKETQLQKELGLQEAMNIQKDGDVTTTSERIRLLQEEVENYKSQVDTMKKEILDQERGLKSQISVLEKKAHENWVAARQAERRLEETKQEAGQLRNRLTIVEKNITNTGTPNGDTSLKMAERLPSESNGELPMSPPLIDSPLHYREGLPVSPPLLPPFMLPPPGVPFMPPPNFMPPPPPPMFPGDRRPPPLGRMSSPPPPGGDYSPSFDGRSDDRSPPPYHVESLDRYRRRTPPRWDQPVGPRSGFRPLPPNLRTTPREPKGSAVSSGHSSESSRHSDNNMV from the exons ATTAAAGGAAAACGAGGCTATGTTCCCAAGGGTTTGGTCagagaacaaaaaattattaagaaaattttgaaCTTCACTGTTCCAACAGAGTTTAACATTGCAGCCAAGTCAAATGAGGATAAATCTGGTACCAAATCAACTGAAGATAAAGATAATGATACCCAATCAAGTGAGGATGAAGTAAATGCTACCAAGTCCTCGGAAGGCAAAGAAATTACAGCCAAGTCAGTTGAAGGAGAAATATTGATACAAAGTACACATGAAACGAAAAATGGAACCGAACGTGTTAGTAGTAATGGCAACCTGAGTGCAAGCCAAACTCAGACAAGTTCAAGTACACCCAGATTGACCAATCAGGTTCTGTCAGCTGGCTCAAACTTAGGGTCTTTTTCGTTCAAAGGAGTTTCTGCAGACTCATCTGAAAATAGGGCTCCGTCTCCAGATTCTGTGGTCAAACCATATGAGGTCATTGATGGCACCACATTGTTTTTGTCAACAGATGGAGATGTGGAGGATGGCAGTCCCTCTGTGGTGAAAGCCACAGCTGTTCCTCGTGTCTCCACACCTAGTGCAACAGTGGATCCAGAGATTGTCAAGTCTGAAGTTAACCAGTACTCTGGTCCTGAGGAGGCAAAGCACACATCTGATCCAAAAACTGATGAGAAAGCTgaagaaaatgcaaaattaccATCCAGGAAAAGTGAAGTTGAGAATTTAATTGATGGTAAAGGTACAGGCTCGCAGAATAATGTTGGTAATGTGAAAAGAAGTGTAGAACAAAGTGAAGATGTTTATGTtagtgatgatgatggtgatgatactgatgatgaagatgatgatgacgAAGAAGATGATGATGGCGATGATGAAAGCGGTGAGGATCATTCTGAGAATAATGAGGAAAATGAAATGGGAGAAGACCATGATGCCTCAAAAGTTGTGGATGATAATGGGAATTCAGAAAATTCACTGGTCTCAAAAGGAGTTGAGGAGAGTTTATCAATGAAAGGAGAAGCACCTGTTGATGGCAGTGGAACTGAAATTAACCTCAACTTTGTTGGTACCTCACAGAATGACCTAAATACTCCAGATATATCTGAGTTGCAGTCTTCTGATGGCTCTTCTGACGTTAATGTTAAAAAAGAAACAGACAGTAAAGTGGAGCTTGATCTGAATGACATTTCTTCTAGTGCTCATGACAATCATTCTACCAATCATGAGATAAAAGCAGGTATTTCAGAGGGTATTAATCCTTTATCTTCAAGTGAAAATATACCTGACTCTGCTCCTGTTAGTGGTTCTGGAGATGAAATGAAATCAGTggatgaaaatattaaattaccaGAACTTTCATCAACAGACCAAGACTCATCAATTCCCAAGGAACTGCGTGATGTCAATGAGACTGAATATAGTGAGGAAGTTTTTCTTTCAGGGTCATCTGTTCTGGGCGAGACTTTGCAAGATACTGTAACTGAAATGCCAGTTGGTAAATCAGAAGCTGTACCACCAGTTGGTAATGGAGAACCAACAGAAAAACTGTTATCAGAGGAAAATATGTCCACTGAAAGGTATTCAGATGAGAATGAGAGAGTTTCTCCTAATGGTGAAGTATATCCACCTGTTGAAGGTGAAGTATCTCCACCTGTTGAAGGTGAAGTATCTCCACTTGTTGAAGTATCTCCACCTGGTGAGGATGTATCTTCAGCTGGTGGAGAAGGATCTTCATCTGATGGTGAAATATCACCCATTGAAGAAGGATCTTCAACTGGTAATGAGGAACTTTCATCTGATGTTAAAGGATCTTCAGATTCAGATGATAAAGGATCTTCAGATTCAGATGATAAAGCTTTGCCTGATAGGAAAAAACCCTCACAAGATATTGAAAGACTTAGGGATATTGAAAATTCATTCAGTGATGTTGAACAACTTTCAAATGTTGTTGAAGTACCTCCAGTTGTTTTAGATGAGATTGAAACTAATGAATCTGTACTTACAAATAATATAATCACCTCTGATATTATTGAAGAAGGAACTACCACCACCGTACATGACCATCACGAATCAGAAAATGGCAACGATACAGATGAAATAGGAGTCTCTATTGTAGAAAACTCCCAAGAGAATAATGATCTTTCCAACGAAATACTGAACGATCCTGTTGATGAAGAAGAGAGTCTTGAGGCACAGTCCGCAATGTTAACTCAGCATGATTCCAGTGAAAGCCTCTTGTCTGGCATGACAGGTACGTTACGCCATGGTTACGAGATTGTGGCAGGTTTGTTCTGGAGTGTAACACCTGAAGAACCAGTGACCACTGAAGGTGGTGCAACTACCACCAGCACACCAACTGAAGGTCCAGCCATCGATATAGAGAAGGAAGAAAACGATATTGACTCTGTAGCTGTGAACAAGAGTTTAGAGAATGCAGAAGACAATAGTGGAGAAGCAAATGAACCTAACGTGCCTTTAAAGTCCATGTTGGAAAAATCTAACACAAAAGATGTCCCATTCCAGAACACTGCTGAGACAGTTTCACAGATCATTGacg CGTGCCGCAAGGACTCAGGGCTGGACGGTCCATGTTCTGAGGCGGAGAGTATGTCCCCGGTCTTTGACCCACGAAGCAACTCAAGGAAG ttgcaACAAGACATGGAATACGAGCACGAAATAAACTTTGAAAATGATTTTCTGTCTGTCTCGAGCAACTCCATTTGGTTTGTGATATCTACTGGTATTCTTGTCACCATATTCACCCTGGGATTCATCTACCTCGAA aaAAGGAAATTCCATAGCTCGCTGGTTGCGGAAGTGAACGCGCTGAAGAAGGAGCTGCAGATAAAGTCGATAGAGATGATGTCGAAGAGTGACGAGGGTGTGCTGGAACAGCGTGACTCCGAGGAGCTCCATGCCTCCGTGGCTTCTCTGCAGCAGCAGCTGCAGGACTCCCAG GAGCGGTGCTCGGAGCTGGAGGAGAAAGTGCTGGCGCTGGAGAAGGAGCTGGAGACGGCCACGGAGACGGGGCTGGAGCTCAACAGGATGCTGGGCGACATGCTGTCCTCGCAGCAGGACTCCGACCAGCTGGCCCACAACATGGAGGACCTGCGCAGGCAGCTCGACTCCCAGGAGGCGGCCATGAAGGCCGACCTGGCCGCCAAGACGGCCGAG aatgaaAAACTTCAAGCGCAATTGGATAAAGTTCTGGAAAAAAATTGTCAACTTGATGGAGAAATTGAAAAG TTAAAGGAGAAACTAGAGAAAACAACAAACCAGCAACAAGAATTGCAGAAACTAAATGAACTTTTGCAGGTGCAGCTGTCTGag GAGCGGCGGCAGGCGGCCGGCCTGGCCCAGGCGCTCGCCGTCAGGGACAGCGAGGTCACCGTGCTGCAGGACTGCCTGAAGCAGGCGGGCGAGggcggggaggaggaggggggaggcgtCGACAAGTTCCAGGCCCTGCTGGACGAGGGGCGCGTGCGGGCCGAGCTCAGGATGGTGTCCCTGGAGCGGGACGCCCTCGCCGACCGCCTGCGAGGGGAGGAGGGCTCCCGCAAGCTCCTCGAAG ACCATGTTGAGTTGATCACCAAGGAGGTGGCTAAACTGCGTTCGAGATACGAGGAGGCAGAGAAGGAGAAGACAGAGGCACAGACAAGGCTGGAAGTACTGTCCAATTACTTCAAAGAAAAGGAAACACAGCTGCAGAA GGAGTTAGGCCTTCAGGAAGCCATGAACATCCAGAAAGATGGGGATGTAACCACCACATCTGAGCGCATTCGTCTTCTTCAAGAAGAAGTTGAAAATTACAA GTCACAAGTAGATACTATGAAGAAAGAAATTCTGGACCAGGAAAGAGGCCTCAAGAGTCAGATCTCAGTCCTTGAAAAGAAAGCTCATGAGAACTGG GTGGCAGCGCGGCAGGCGGAGCGGCGGCTGGAGGAGACCAAGCAGGAGGCCGGCCAGCTCAGGAACCGGCTCACCATCGTCGAGAAGAACATCACCAACACCGGCACGCCCAACGGGGACACCAGCCTCAAGATGGCAGAAC GACTTCCGTCGGAGAGTAATGGTGAGCTGCCCATGTCCCCGCCCCTCATAGACTCTCCTCTGCACTACCGCGAGGGCCTGCCAGTGTCTCCGCCCCTCCTGCCGCCCTTCATGCTGCCCCCTCCAGGGGTGCCCTTCATGCCCCCGCCCAACTTCAtgccgcccccgcccccgcccatGTTCCCCGGGGACAGGCGGCCCCCGCCCCTGGGCCGCATGTCGTCCCCCCCGCCCCCCGGCGGGGACTACTCCCCGTCCTTCGACGGTCGCTCCGACGACCGCTCTCCCCCGCCCTACCACGTGGAGAGCTTGGACCGCTACCGACGGAGGACTCCGCCCCGCTGGGACCAGCCCGTAGGCCCCCGCTCCGGCTTCAGACCCCTGCCCCCGAACCTGCGCACCACTCCCAGGGAGCCCAAAG GTTCTGCGGTGAGCTCCGGGCATTCCTCGGAGTCCAGCCGACACAGCGACAACAACATGGTGTGA